GTTATTATTTGCATTGCACTGTGTGGTTGTCTCGCTACCTTGAAAAATGATTTTGGAAAGTGAATTAACTTTTTGAAAGAAAAACTGATACATATAATTTTTTATTCTGGATGATTCTACATAAAAAAATTGTTGTTTGACAATTTCActaaaatcattttgtaaaagttgttttacTGAAAAAGATAACATAAATATTATAGTAACATTTCTTTTGacaattgaaatttattttataataagaaaatacttaataataattaatatcatttataaatttaataataaaatatttatttaaaacttaatttaaattatatatattatatacatgaaAGTAGATAGTTATACATTAAAATTGAAAGGAATAAACAAAGTTAAGCATGatttaaacataatatttatattattgacatattcatattttatactataaaatatttattattaaaacattaatttttcaagaatatttcaataatattatttaaaatttaaaattattatctgttaaattttattattaaaataaaaatataatgttaaataatttattaaaatatattaattatttataaatattattaaatataaatagttaaatatgtatgtttactAATCGAACAttacaatatttttaatattaagatTTTAGTtacttttgaaaattaaaataaaaatctattatTAATATAATCATATTAGACATGATTCAAGTTAATTTTTACGTCAAAATAAATTTACTTATAAATAGCTCTTTCTTGAAAGGGTTTATTTTCTGTTGTGCTGTTTTCTCATGAAACAAATGCAGAAAAATGCAAGAagtatttttcataaattattttCGGTGAAACAACCTACTTGCGCTGAACTTACTAATGCCTTGCCGGGGCTAAAAAAGAATTTCATTTCAAACAACTACGGGTTATGCTTATTTACTATGATAATTAAATTGTTTCTAACATCAATTACTATAATTTTTAATCTTGATTGTAATTATGATTTCACAGGGGGAAATGATCGTATCCTCAAACAATGAACTATAGACACACAACTTTGGTAGCTGGAAAGGATGTTGGAGCTGAGCTTGCTGCTTACTTCTCTGACTTATATGACACTGCTGGAGACAACTTAAGGTTTAAATGTTAATTGTattttcactccctttttctgaAATTGTTATATACGACTTCCAAATTAAGTTGAGCTCAGAAAAGTAATTGCTCTAGAATTTGAGGAAAAGAATTGCAGGCAAGTTATTATTTTTCTGTCCCATAATGTGAAAACTTGGTGTTATAGACTCTTACTACTAACATGTTTTGCCTTAAACTAAACTTGAAGGTTGACATAATCTAAAGTCCCTTTGTGGAAGTATATCATTAGAAGTTTCTTCTTTCGGCATCTAATTAGCAGCATATATAACAAAGATTAGCATCATCCTTCAGATTTGAAAATGCCGGAACAATGTCAACGTGAAAAATGATCAAAAAtgctatttaaaatttttataaacttAACAAAGATTGTAAATGCATAATTACAAAGATTCAACTTGGTTTCACATGGTAATGGTTGACGAAAGAAGCCAATAAAACTGAAGAGCTTGCCCTTCAGTGTTGGGTTTGTCTGAATCTTTctaaaggttaaaatatattttagtttttgtatttttcgtatatttaaaatttataaattgttAGATTATTTTAGTTGATAATTTAGATaagttttttaattatttaaataatgaaaaataatgttatttcaattaaataataaaatattatttttcattatttaaataattttaaaaattatctaaatttatcacctaaaatatttatcaatttgatttattaaattatattgagGTAATATCCTTCCACAAGATAATGATCTCATGTTAAAACTTTAGGAAATATCTCTAAATCATACCACAATTACTAAAGGAAAAGAAATTATGTCCAGAGATATTTTAATGGCCCCTAATTTAGGATCCAAATTTagggaatactaaagcttcactATACTTTTTGGATGTAGTCAATTTAGTTGTGAATAGGGATACAAAttttagtaaattattttatatttttatattgtttttgtaattttgtaatttttgtatttttaaatatattttagaatttattttaattttttaaaaaattaagatttttaacTATGTAATGTGTCAATGTATGATTAATTGAATATCTCAACCTGTGCAAAAATTAAACTAATAACATTTGATAATGttaagaaaaagaaatttaaggactaaactaaaaaatatatactTGAAAGACTAAAAATGTGGGTTaaacctaaaaataataatagcaaAAGTCTTGGAAAAGTTTCAGTCCATTCAATTCACCTACTTTATGGCTTTTGGATcttacaaataaaaaaaatctattttagtTAACATTCAATGAGTCGAATTAAATGCAAATACGGAGCTAAAATCATATTATAGCGATAACAGTAGATACCTCTCTAATGCTTTAGAGTGGCCTTGAATGATGAATCGTGTGTTTTCTGCTTAGTTCTAGCTTCCGTTCTCGCCTGTGAATCAATGGTTCTCCATTAAATTTTAGTGTTACCTACCAGCCTCACGTGCTCACCCATCGCATTCCCCAACCCACGTTTTCAAACCATAGCTAACTTATTGTTATCTAATCAATCCCTTCGAAAATTCTCTCTTTACAATTatctttaaattattattattatataattattattttcctgttaatttatataaatactctccgctcttcttcttcttcttcaccacTTCCAACTTCAACAAACATCCATGGCCTCCTTTGTTCTATATTCTATTCTCTCCACCGTTTTCCTCTATTTCGTTTTCATTATCTCGAGGAAGCGCCGCCGTCTGCCTCTCCCTCCTGGTCCTAAACCATGGCCCATCATTGGCAACTTGCCACATATGAGTCCTGTGCCTCACCAAGGTTTAGCCGCCATGGCCAAAGTCTACGGCCCTCTCATGCACCTCAGGTTGGGGTTCGTGGATGTTGTGGTGGCAGCGTCCGCCTCCATGGCGGCTCAATTCTTGAAAGTCCATGACTCTAACTTCTCCAGCCGCCCACCGAATGCTGGCGCCAAGTATGTGGCTTACAACTATCAGGACCTTGTGTTTGCGCCGTACGGACCGAGGTGGCGGCTGCTACGTAAAATCAGCTCCGTTCATCTCTTCTCCGGCAAGGCTTTGGACGACTTTAGACACATTCGCGAGGTTTATTTCATTACTCTAtagtattttatcattattattgtctCTAAGTTATActtcaattttatcattattatagaTCTTAATGCCCCCCAATTTAAGATCCGAATTTAGGGAATACTATAAAGCCTCACTATACTTTAAGGATCTGAATAGGGTTTAATTAAATCATGGATATGATTTGCAAACAGGAGGAGATAAGGGTGTTGGTACGAGCTTTGGCAAGCGCTAAAACAAAGGTGAATTTGGGGCAACTTTTGAACGTATGCACAGTGAATGCCCTGGGGCAAGTGATGATGGGGAAAAGGGTGTTCGGAGACGGCAGCGGCGGCGCCGATCCAGAAGCGGATGAGTTCAAGTCGATGGTGGTGGAACTGATGCAGTTAGCCGGGGTTTTCAACATCGGCGACTTCATTCCGGCGCTTGAATGGCTGGACCTGCAAGGGGTGCAAGCTAAAATGAAGAAACTCCATAACAGATTCGATAGGTTCTTGAGTGGCATTCTTGAAGAACACAAAACCAAAGCTCGACAAAGTAATGGGCAAGTGAAACACAAGGATTTATTAAGTACGTTGATTTCATTGGAGAATGCTGACGGTGCTGAAGGTGGAAAGCTCTCCGACACTGAGATCAAAGCATTACTTTTGGTACTCTTTCCACTTTCCAACTATAAGTACCTTTCTGTCCTTTTCTCtcataatgatttatttatttagttagtTTCAGATATTCTACATttatataaatttcaaaatattaattttaattattttattatatcatattAATAAATCTAATATTATACAATCCCCAAtactttatattaataattatatattttataaattttataactgtttatttttactataatttatattttataatactcattattataattatatctTTATTTTGTTGAACCAAAAATATATCATATGTTATACTTTACTTTTCTCCATAGTACCAAAAGACCCTTATTTTAAGGCACtattaaatattaattcaaatatatattttatataaaaataaaaaatacatgaGATCATTTAGACCCAAGGTGTAAAACTTACCCTTCTTAACTTTATcatttaaactaaaataatatttgatttttatgttaatttttaataaatatattatataattattttcactcaaaatttaattgtattttaaatgtttttattatGTAATATAACACCACAAAGTGCAGAGGCCaactaaagtttttaaaattgtaattataccctttattttaaaaagtaattaggccctctaatatttaaaaaatattattaaacatttgaaaacttttaaaattttgaattactcttcaaattttttataatcTCGTAAAatctctaaaatttttaaaaaatgttaattagatttatcaaaattttaaaaattctcactaaatcctttaaattttttaaagttttagtTAAGTTTGTACTTATCTGCCACTAGCAAAGTGGATGGTACAAGCAACACTTTGTTTAGTTACTACTAGACTCTGAAATAATTAATGTGATTTTTTTGCTTGCTGATTAAATGATGTCATGCGTGTGAACCTTTTTCTAATCACAGTACTATAGTGACAAAAGTCATTTCTATAATTTGCCGGCACTACGAATATTAAATTATGTTGGGAaaatattatgtaaaaatatttttttataaatttatatatattgaagttttagaattaaaagtttaaaaatatgaaattttaagtttaaatcctattaattttatatacaaatgtaaaaaataaaaaatttctataattaacgtaatttatttcataaaactataattttttaattatttcttagaTGAGTTAGTGTTGCctcataataattttattatcggATAAAACCTAATtgcaatattataatataaaaatcaatataatattaatatacaaaattattaataaaatattatatataatataacatgTATCTTAGCTTTAGGCTACCCGCAAGTTGGGGCTCCTCACATAATTCAAATTAGATTACGTCATAGCTGCTATTTGAGCTAAAAGTTTATATGAAGTGTAAACGAGGTTGCTGTATGATTGAAATTTAGgtagtttatttttttattttataagtttctTAAAAAgttgttatatattttatttttaatattttattatatctttataaaatatttttaatttttaattttatttatggaATCTAAAAATTTAACTGATAGTATACTAATTTTTctctaaatttaattatttataaatttattttggattaaaattatttttatataagaaGATAAAAAATtcctaataataatttatttatgttttaaatagaaTAATTTTTTGTCAATAGTATTTAATTGACTCATGATACTATCTTAATtagtaatttaaatataatatagattaaataaaaatttatttaacttttataatatatataaatattttatttaaatagtaaaatgagCTTACCTGTTGGGTTGGGTTTtaataatatgattttttttttagaatcaaCTCCAACAGTGATACAATTCGAATTATAAGtagttataataataatttagtattgttttgatttttattttcaaattttattttgatttttaaatattcaacaatttattatttaaaagttattattggttattttagaaaaactttaagcaaaataacattttttttacTACAAACAAATTAGTTCCGCGCAAATACCACCACCAAACAATTTCTACAACTCGAAACCCAGGACTTCGACAACGAATACCTTATAACAAATGGGTTGAAGTATATTAATTAACTTTGATATTACTAACTTGTTTGGACATGATTATTGCAGAACATGTTCACAGCAGGAACTGATACATCTTCAAGCACAGTTGAATGGGCAATGGCTGAGCTAATACGGCATCCCAACATCATGGCTCAAGTTCGTAAAGAATTGGACTCAGTCGTTGGTCGAGACCGCCTCGTCTCCGACTTGGACTTGCCCAATCTAACCTACTTCCAAGCCGTCATCAAAGAAACCTTCCGCCTCCATCCATCCACCCCACTCTCCCTCCCTCGGATGGCCTCCGACAGCTGCGACATCAACGGCTACCACATCCCCAAGGGCGCCACCCTCTTGGTCAACGTATGGGCCATTTCTCGAGACCCTAACGAGTGGAACAACCCGCTTGAGTTTCGGCCCGAGAGATTCTTGCCCGGCGGCGAAAGGCCAAACGCTGATGTTAGGGGCAATGATTTTGAGGTCATACCGTTCGGCGCCGGGCGTAGAATCTGTGCAGGAATGAGCTTGGGATTGCGCATGGTTCAACTGTTGACGGCGACGTTAGCGCATGCTTTCGATTGGGAGTTGGCTGATGGATTAATGCCTGAGAAGCTGGACATGGAAGAAGCTTATGGGTTGACTTTACAACGTGCGGCGCCATTGATGGTGCATCCAAGGCCAAGGTTATCAAAGCATGCTTATTGAAAACGTTGTCGTTTCATGGTGAGGGGACTTAAGGGTGTTCAAACTTCAAAACTGAATTAACCGATTAAATCAATCTTATTTAATTAATCAGTTAGTGGTTGAACTTAGTACTGTCGAAGGTTGGCTTTTTGAAATTTAGTTTATTGGTTAATTCGATTTAAAATCGaataattaaccgaattaatcgaacttaataattaatattatgtattaattttaAGACGTATGTAGTGTTTTTTATTATGTACTCTTTCAAGTCATAAAAttttggttaattcggttaactttTAAgacaaatttatatatatatatatatatatatattagttaatttcaatatatttatttgatatgttttatacttgttttaaccaaaAGACAAAAACATATACATTTCGATTTATTCGGTTAACCGACTGAATCAATCGAAACATTTTGGTTCgtttaatttattttgaaaaaattttgattCGATTAACGGTTAATAGATTATACAGttcaattaatttgattaatgcTAGTTCGATTCAGTTAATAATCGAACCGATCATTTGAACACCCCTACGactcttttgttttttttaaacctTAAATGAATCACCTCACCCCAAAAATTTAAGTTTCATTCAAGAAGGTTTTATAATAAACATCCATTTGTTTCACTGgaaatgatttctggaaaataTTTTGCATTCTCTTCTGTTTGTTTCATAGAAAAACAGTTTGTTCAGCAGAAAATGAGAAAATGACTTGCAAGTCAATGAAAAataagtcattttcttgtaaaataccgaatcatataataaattcatataataaattattaatataatttattattttaatatattatttaaaatttcattttattttaataataatttttataaaaattaaataatattattcatatgttattgaaaaatattaaatataaatatttcaataataaatatttattaaaattataaatatattaataataaatattttgtagtatatgtaacaactcgttttcggtaaaatcggaatagtggtttcgggaccacaaatctgatttcgaaaaaaaattatttttatattattttatggtctatagtatgatagtaatttcatataaaaatttcgtaaagaaattttaccgattatatgTTTAacttgataaaggaccaaattgcacaaagtgcaaaagttgagttctaataggttaagggattaaatagctatggaactcaaaatttgaggtccttatatagaaaatagaccattaaaaatgcttagtggttaaggatgatgattcatccatggaaaataaaataaagaaaaggataaaattggaaagtgaaataataaaagatgataaatgataaaaaaaaattatcatcaTATTATCATCTTTACCAAAACAAAAAGCCATGAAAACCTTAGTTTGAAAGCTTAAAGATAGACAAGCTTATTTTGATCAATTGGGTGAgtatttttgtcccatttttagtaatttttatatttccgaTATCGTAATATCTTAATTTAACTatcttagggattaatttgtaaagatatcaaagtactaggttttttccatggatgaatataaatgaattatgaaggtttatggtagaaaatgaaaggttgttgatagataaacaatttttgttaagtgaattttgatgaaattgtgatttcgggactaaattgtaaggatgtaaaagttatggaaaatttctgaattttgtgaaatacatgggctgtaaatattatatgaaaaatttgttaggcttggaataaagatttaattgcatgaatttcattttccgagcctagggacaaaattaaaattaattaaaagtttaggggcaaaatagtaattttccaaagatgtgaattgaattgaaatgaacatgaattgatgttaaattcattcatatatatttggatagaccaaattcagagttaGAACGAGAAAAAGAGAAAATGTCGGATTTGTAGATTTTACGTgcatagaacatattttgagaTAAGTTCATGTaaataaattgtgtatatttatatgtttgaattaaatgttgtgtatgtgaattgtataaatgcgaAATATATGAAATTGGTTACATATCCGACAAAGCCAGATAAATATTAAATCCGGTTTAAAtaatggaattcgatggatatagGATTTCCCGATTGGCTGTGGTCTTGCATGTGTTACGGACACACTATAGCTCCTACGAGCGTCCCGTTATAAGCCTTTTCGAGCTTCCCGTTATTTGGTTCCTGCGAttatcctgatcggtagtgatcttGTATGTGTTGCAGACTACCActactctttgtgagcgtcctgttatatgatcggttgtgatccagcatatattgcggacacaaatgtagctctttgtgagcgtcctaatATGGCTCACTTGAACTTTCCGATATATAGCTATCCTGAGCTTTTGATTaaaggctcttcgtgagcttcctgattaaaagtTTTTTGTGAACTTCCTAAttatagctcttatgagctttctATTATACAGTCCGGATAAGCTTCCTGATAGGCTCTTTGTAAGCTTCCCGAATAATGGCTCTTTGTGCGCGTCTTGTTATATAGCTTGAGAGAGGATTTCCCGATTATGTGCTTTAAAGAGCactcttgaatatgaattgacaaatTTCTGATTTGTACACTTTGAGTTTACTACCTGTGTATCTATCAATGTTTtcaatggttcaacaggcaaaatCCTAATAAGAgaaaatatgaacatgaaatgaattAATACATGTATTtacctgaaatacatgaaaatgatgatacatggtATATGGAAATACGATGataatatatgaacatggaatttgtttgatgaatatgttcatccatgattatatatttgtacaccttgagtgtattacCCGTGTGACACTGACATTTCAAAAGATTTAATGGGCAAAGTTtcgacatgaaataatctgaattcgagacgaattattatgaaaatgtacttgaaatacaaggatatgatttgtatatgtcATATGGatacatgatgtggaaagtatacgtacatgaaaatctaattattgttgagcccatacatgtttcttgatatttgtatgaaatatatgactaacaagggtaaGGAGGAAATGTGTTAAGGCTCGTGATCAAGTTGAATGAATGTgccttgtatgtttatatttaatttaaatgagTGGTacgttaattaccatgttatacgaacttactaagtatttcaTACTTACTcttttttattttcccctattctATAATAATTCGGAGGCTCGTTgtattggaagcttggcggagatcactcacactatccatcagcccatttctctatatatatatgataaatcaattatggttctaatggcatatataggttaATTGGCCAATATCGGCATATAAATGCTTTAAttataactagccattggaatggcttgtgatggatatgtttggtatgtgtttgaaatggttgattgatagaaattatattgGCATATTGATGATTGAATTAAGTTAGCAAATTTTATAagatatgcatatatgtgaacTTGGTAATTTAAGTAAGTGTGTATAGGACTTGATTTTGAGTTGGGCTAAATGACCTATAATAGCTTGTGAATGTGTTAAAGTGTTGATTTAGGAGGATGACAAAATgaggtgagaaatatggcttggaaaatagcttattttcatccacacggtcagagacacaagcgtgtgtctcagccatgtgtgacacacggcttagcacatagGCGTATGACCTGGttttgtgtcccctgcatctttaaaatttcaaaacagaatgcccaggtatttacacatggcctagcacacaggcatgtggcttggccgtgtgacccaagtcagagagttacacagcctgagacacgggctcCCTTGACCATGTgaaccacacggcctgaccatacgggcgtgtgacccctacacctaggaaaaattttgagatttcgcgaaaaaattctctgagtacccggtttagtcccgactcgcttctaatgcatgttttggacctcaaGGGTTCAAataagggactttatgtttgATTTCTGACATGAATactgtataaaataaaatatatgtttacTTGATCTGTATATTCCGGTAATgtttcgtaaccctgttctggcaacaaatacaggttaggagtgttactatataaatgttaaaatatgccataagtctatgtacactttataaatttaaaattcagtctatgtacttttatttttaagaattgaATCTTTCTACTTTCAGATTTGAAAATGAAGTCCCattgttaatattgttaattttttttgtcaattttgttgatgtcacttttttaaataaaaatactcgaTATTCATATAACTAAAAATGGTGTTATAATGaacatgaatttaacaaaatatttttaataatgcgAACAACTGAACCTTAATTTTAATATCTAAAAAGTAAGACTAACCCGAAAATAAAAGTAGGtgaactaaatttcaaatttacaaaGAGTATAAGAActaatgacatattttaacctagtataaaaatatgaatattttaattatataaagatgagtatttatttaaataatttttagctgagtatttattttaacttttatttattgAGTTATGGTTTTAATTTGTCAAATTTAATCCACGCTTTCTCTATGAACatttttataattgttttttAATTTGAGTTATGCAAATCGATAGTGCTTTtgaatttgtttttgtttttctataAAGAATCAACTTGTTTTTCAATCCATGCTATCCTCCATATGCTGTCCGCCAGTCaactttttgttttgtttttctatAAATTATTATATCCTATGGAGGACAGCGTCGATATCGAGTAACCAGGCCAGCCAACTACCAAAATGGCTGATCAGGTGGAAGAAATATAAAAGATTTCTGTCTTTTTCcttcaataattttattttattattcattaaaGATAGAGAAAGAAAGTTACACAAGTTATAAAATTCATTATTATATTTGCTCAATGGTTTGTTGTACTTAATAAAAGGATACTAAATTATTTTATACTACTTTTTttagaatataaatataattaaagtataaagtgtttcatctcccacacttTCAATATGTGGATAATATTAATTGGTTTACACATATTAgaaattttcaagtaaataaaataaaactattaatatTAATAAAGAAGATTATCGAATATTATTAGAAATAAGAAAAAACTTTTGAATTTAGGGAAATTGATTTAagaaatagactaaattgtaaaaatatgaaacgtGTTGGGTATAGTGTAAAATTAGCAATAAGAAAAATTGAATTGATGCATTGGAAAAAGAGGAAGATTTTGGAGAGCAATTTgaccatgaaataaaaaaataaaaaataaaagtggATGAGATTGAGAGAAAATAGAAGCCAGCATGATGATGTGATTTTTGCTTAATTAAATAGTATTAGAAAATCTATaataaagaaaagatgataaatatttTTGGTATGGAAAGAtgtagaagagaaaataaaagtaatttttttcaaaattattaaaagtcGGGTCGTTATAATGTAGTCGCGATAAGCTTTTGATGGTTtggatttttacattttgacccctaaattaCTTTTGATCACCTAGGGAACATTTGTAAACTCGTGTTAAGCTAGGATAAGTGTATAAATcatattttaaatgtattatgAGCCTAATAATGCGAATAaagatatttaattaatttagagTGATCGTAATTGTTTCGGTAGCGAATATAATATCTCTATATCTTGACTCGATATTGGATCGAGTAAGAGGTATTACAATAAGTCTCTATATTCTTCTCTGATTTGGAATTTAGTTTTTTTACTTTTcatactttaaaatttaaattcaattattaaagttgttaaaattattttgttacatTCGAATCATCATCCGAGGGTCATTTTTAGTTACATGTTTATCAAGTAAATTTTTTATTAGAATATTACaccaataaattaaaaaatagaattaaaatttaaaattaaaaaataaaggaataaatttctaaaagtaaaaataattttattttagaaaaccaaTCATTAGAAAGGAAAAttgttttattgatttatttaaattttatcaatttctcGAAAAAGAGTATTACTGAGAGGGCGAAGGACCTATTCCAAATATCAAAGGTAAAACTGGGATCCTCTCCTTTTTTGTTAtttcaaatataatatttatttgaaaatttctCAAATATTGAATTAATGATTTGATTCCTTAACCATTAAATTtgcaattaaaatgtgtttttcctTAATATAGTCCTTACAGGGCTCTTTTATTTCGTTAATAAATTGAGTAATTGATTTGATGATAATATTTACTTATTTGGCATATGGTAAGAAAAAGTTGGACCCTCCCTACTGGGTTCTCCTAACATAACAAATTCAATGAAAATGTACCAAAAAGCATTAGATGGAACTTGGATTCtacttttctattttcttatattttccaATATCCACTTTCTACTTTCATATCACCTTCCATTTAATTGCTGAAAAGGGTAGACTCTTTATTTGAGAAGCATTCATGGAAGACTTCCTAAGCATTATTTG
This window of the Gossypium arboreum isolate Shixiya-1 chromosome 12, ASM2569848v2, whole genome shotgun sequence genome carries:
- the LOC108479810 gene encoding flavonoid 3'-monooxygenase, whose product is MASFVLYSILSTVFLYFVFIISRKRRRLPLPPGPKPWPIIGNLPHMSPVPHQGLAAMAKVYGPLMHLRLGFVDVVVAASASMAAQFLKVHDSNFSSRPPNAGAKYVAYNYQDLVFAPYGPRWRLLRKISSVHLFSGKALDDFRHIREEEIRVLVRALASAKTKVNLGQLLNVCTVNALGQVMMGKRVFGDGSGGADPEADEFKSMVVELMQLAGVFNIGDFIPALEWLDLQGVQAKMKKLHNRFDRFLSGILEEHKTKARQSNGQVKHKDLLSTLISLENADGAEGGKLSDTEIKALLLNMFTAGTDTSSSTVEWAMAELIRHPNIMAQVRKELDSVVGRDRLVSDLDLPNLTYFQAVIKETFRLHPSTPLSLPRMASDSCDINGYHIPKGATLLVNVWAISRDPNEWNNPLEFRPERFLPGGERPNADVRGNDFEVIPFGAGRRICAGMSLGLRMVQLLTATLAHAFDWELADGLMPEKLDMEEAYGLTLQRAAPLMVHPRPRLSKHAY